One window of Salegentibacter sp. Hel_I_6 genomic DNA carries:
- a CDS encoding beta-N-acetylhexosaminidase, whose amino-acid sequence MKSLKFGISFLFLVFFQLGSSAQEPEAEKPAIIPQPAEIEWKEGFFTLQERTVVCFSSGAEASAAWLHRLLQNTSAQSSTMQGEDCNGFSLKIDPNLEENLGIEGYQLDISSSVVSLKAASEAGLFYGIQTIRQMFPSEIENEKISEEIKLPQVSITDRPKYEWRGSMLDIARSFFGPDYIKMHIDRMAFYKLNRLHIHLTDDQGWRIEIKEKPKLTELGSKGAVKGGRSGYLTQEEYKEIQEYAEARNIVIVPEIDMPGHIYSALMAYPELNCEEFSNIEPRMATPPELFHEYKVGWSKLCLEKPEIYDFVATVLGEMAEITTGDYLHIGGDEIKDERYKEFVVKADSIVRGLGKTSIGWEEVTQAQVDPTLISQRWNGKTESVVNTPVVESICSSFYFDHANIPGQEFTNNWCQERGVSLRDAYTFKSNNPNTIGVEAPVWTEKVLSNEAADDRFWPRTIAMAEVGWSEDKNKNYNNFLERLGKHGLRLDYMNVNYFKSPEVNWNSERKKGVFSGFMPKE is encoded by the coding sequence ATGAAAAGCTTAAAATTTGGTATTAGTTTTCTCTTTTTAGTGTTTTTTCAGCTGGGTTCTTCCGCACAAGAACCCGAAGCTGAAAAACCGGCAATCATCCCGCAGCCGGCAGAAATTGAGTGGAAAGAAGGTTTCTTTACACTTCAGGAAAGAACAGTGGTTTGTTTTAGTTCCGGTGCAGAAGCATCGGCTGCCTGGCTGCATAGATTGCTGCAAAATACGTCTGCGCAAAGCTCTACTATGCAAGGAGAAGATTGTAACGGTTTTAGCCTTAAAATTGATCCAAACCTGGAAGAAAATTTAGGGATAGAAGGTTATCAATTAGATATTTCTTCAAGTGTAGTGAGTTTAAAAGCAGCTTCAGAAGCAGGATTATTTTATGGGATTCAAACCATACGCCAAATGTTTCCTTCGGAAATTGAAAATGAAAAGATTTCCGAAGAAATTAAACTTCCGCAGGTATCAATTACCGATCGTCCAAAATACGAGTGGCGCGGTTCTATGCTGGATATCGCCCGTAGTTTTTTTGGTCCAGATTATATCAAAATGCATATTGATAGAATGGCTTTTTACAAATTAAATAGGCTTCATATACATTTAACCGATGACCAGGGCTGGCGTATAGAAATTAAGGAAAAACCGAAACTTACTGAACTTGGAAGTAAAGGCGCTGTAAAAGGTGGCCGGTCTGGATATTTAACCCAGGAAGAATATAAGGAAATTCAGGAATATGCCGAAGCAAGAAATATTGTAATAGTCCCTGAAATTGATATGCCTGGCCATATTTATTCTGCTTTAATGGCCTATCCTGAATTAAATTGTGAGGAATTTTCCAACATTGAACCCAGAATGGCAACTCCGCCAGAGTTATTCCATGAATATAAAGTGGGCTGGAGCAAGCTTTGTCTCGAAAAACCGGAAATCTATGATTTTGTTGCTACAGTTTTAGGAGAAATGGCAGAGATAACAACAGGCGATTATTTGCATATTGGCGGCGATGAAATTAAAGATGAACGCTATAAGGAATTCGTGGTGAAAGCAGATTCTATAGTTCGAGGTTTAGGAAAAACAAGTATTGGTTGGGAAGAAGTGACGCAAGCTCAAGTTGATCCCACCTTGATAAGTCAGCGTTGGAATGGCAAAACTGAAAGTGTGGTTAATACCCCGGTAGTAGAATCTATTTGTTCGAGTTTTTATTTTGATCACGCCAATATTCCGGGACAGGAATTTACCAATAATTGGTGCCAGGAAAGAGGGGTTTCTTTAAGAGACGCATACACGTTTAAATCTAATAACCCCAATACGATAGGAGTAGAAGCGCCGGTTTGGACAGAAAAAGTGCTTTCTAATGAAGCAGCCGATGATAGGTTTTGGCCACGAACAATAGCAATGGCTGAAGTTGGCTGGAGTGAAGATAAAAATAAGAATTACAATAATTTTTTAGAACGGCTTGGGAAACATGGTTTACGCCTGGATTATATGAACGTGAATTATTTTAAAAGTCCTGAAGTAAATTGGAATAGCGAACGTAAAAAGGGCGTTTTTTCAGGTTTTATGCCGAAGGAATAG
- the murQ gene encoding N-acetylmuramic acid 6-phosphate etherase has translation MENRNPDTEKTSNYNDLEKMSTSNLLSNINKEDKTVPDSVEKQIPAIEKLVDEIVSKMETGGRLFYIGAGTSGRLGVLDASECPPTFGVSDQMVIGLIAGGDTALRNAVENAEDDTEQAWSDLEPYKISEKDVLVGIAASGTTPYIIGGIQKARENGIATGCVTCSSGSPLAQASEFPIEVITGPEFVTGSTRMKAGTAQKLVLNMISTSVMIKLGRVKGNKMVDMQLSNKKLVGRGTRMIMEELNVEEDQAARLLQEYGSVRAAIKNCYKK, from the coding sequence ATGGAAAATAGAAATCCAGATACAGAAAAGACTTCAAATTATAATGATTTGGAGAAAATGAGTACTTCAAACTTATTAAGCAATATTAATAAAGAGGACAAAACGGTTCCTGATAGTGTAGAGAAGCAAATTCCGGCTATTGAAAAACTGGTAGATGAAATCGTTTCCAAAATGGAAACAGGAGGAAGGTTATTTTATATTGGCGCAGGAACAAGCGGTAGGCTGGGGGTTTTAGACGCATCAGAATGTCCGCCAACTTTTGGAGTTTCAGATCAAATGGTAATTGGTTTAATTGCCGGCGGAGATACGGCACTTAGAAATGCTGTAGAGAATGCTGAAGATGATACAGAACAAGCCTGGAGCGATCTCGAGCCATATAAAATTTCTGAAAAAGATGTTTTGGTTGGAATTGCAGCCTCTGGTACCACGCCTTACATTATTGGCGGAATTCAGAAGGCCAGAGAAAATGGAATAGCAACAGGTTGCGTTACCTGTAGTTCAGGTAGTCCTTTAGCGCAAGCCAGTGAATTTCCCATCGAAGTAATAACCGGACCCGAGTTCGTTACCGGTAGTACAAGAATGAAGGCCGGCACTGCTCAAAAACTGGTTTTAAATATGATTTCTACTTCTGTAATGATAAAATTAGGGCGGGTTAAAGGCAATAAAATGGTAGATATGCAACTTTCTAATAAAAAATTAGTAGGCCGCGGCACGAGAATGATCATGGAAGAATTGAATGTTGAAGAAGACCAGGCAGCTCGTTTACTTCAGGAATACGGGAGTGTTCGGGCAGCGATTAAAAATTGTTATAAGAAATAG